A window of the Equus przewalskii isolate Varuska chromosome 10, EquPr2, whole genome shotgun sequence genome harbors these coding sequences:
- the DHRS7B gene encoding dehydrogenase/reductase SDR family member 7B isoform X1 gives MDERATSGPEMNHSVGGVDLKQRLARGPRMDPTNLVPYLPRAKWSPGPGDQGWHAMSCQVLKESQKHTRRKSLLKVGVMDFITSTAILPLLCGCVGIFSLFKLLQRLRMKAYLRNAVVVITGATSGLGRECAKVFYAAGARLVLCGRNREALDELTRELAASQAAKVQTHSPYTVTFDLTDPGTIVAATAEILQCFGHVDVLINNAGVSYRGAIVDTTMDVDKRVMETNYFGPIALTKALLPSMIQRRQGHVVAISSIQGKISLPFRSAYAASKHATQAFFDCLRAEVEQCGIEVTVISPSYIHTSLSLNAVTADGSRYGVMDEKTAQGRSPVEVARDVLAAVGKRKKDVILADLLPSLAVYLRTLAPGLFFSLMASRARKERKSKTC, from the exons ATGGATGAGCGAGCGACATCAGGACCTGAGATGAACCACAGTGTGGGAGGTGTGGATCTAAAGCA AAGGCTGGCCCGTGGGCCGAGGATGGATCCCACTAACTTGGTGCCATATTTGCCTCGGGCAAAGTGGTCCCCAGGGCCAGGAGACCAAGGCTGGCATGCGATGTCGTGTCAGGTGCTCAAGGAATCCCAGAAGCATACGAGACG GAAGAGTCTGCTGAAGGTAGGGGTCATGGACTTCATCACCTCCACGGCCATCCTGCCCCTGTTGTGTGGCTGTGTGGGAATCTTCAGCCTCTTCAAGCTGCTGCAGCGGCTGCGCATGAAGGCCTACCTGCGGAACGCTGTGGTGGTCATCACAGGCGCCACCTCGGGACTGGGGCGAG AATGCGCCAAAGTCTTCTATGCTGCAGGTGCGAGGCTGGTGCTCTGTGGCCGGAACAGGGAGGCCCTGGACGAGCTCACCAGAGAACTCGCTGCTTCTCAGGCCGCCAAG GTGCAGACACACAGTCCTTACACGGTGACCTTCGACCTCACAGACCCTGGGACCATAGTTGCAGCAACAGCCGAGATCCTGCAGTGCTTTGGCCATGTGGATGTGCTCATCAACAATGCTGGGGTCAGCTACCGCGGTGCCATCGTGGACACCACCATGGACGTGGACAAGAGAGTCATGGAGACAAACTACTTTGGCCCCATTGCTCTAACGAAAG CGCTCCTGCCCTCCATGATCCAGAGGCGACAGGGCCATGTCGTCGCCATCAGCAGCATCCAGGGCAAGATCAGCCTTCCTTTTCGGTCAGCGT ATGCGGCCTCCAAACACGCAACGCAGGCCTTCTTCGACTGCCTGCGCGCTGAGGTGGAGCAGTGCGGCATCGAGGTGACCGTGATCAGCCCCAGCTACATCCACACCAGCCTCTCCCTCAACGCCGTCACTGCCGACGGCTCCAGATATGGAG ttatggatgagaaaacagcCCAGGGCCGAAGCCCTGTGGAGGTGGCCCGAGATGTTCTGGCTGCcgtggggaagaggaagaaggatgtGATCCTGGCTGACCTGTTGCCTTCCTTGGCCGTTTATCTGCGAACTCTGGCTCCTGGGCTCTTCTTCAGCCTCATGGCCTCCCGGGCCAGAAAGGAGCGGAAATCCAAGACCTGCTAG
- the DHRS7B gene encoding dehydrogenase/reductase SDR family member 7B isoform X5, translating into MDERATSGPEMNHSVGGVDLKQKSLLKVGVMDFITSTAILPLLCGCVGIFSLFKLLQRLRMKAYLRNAVVVITGATSGLGRECAKVFYAAGARLVLCGRNREALDELTRELAASQAAKVQTHSPYTVTFDLTDPGTIVAATAEILQCFGHVDVLINNAGVSYRGAIVDTTMDVDKRVMETNYFGPIALTKALLPSMIQRRQGHVVAISSIQGKISLPFRSAYAASKHATQAFFDCLRAEVEQCGIEVTVISPSYIHTSLSLNAVTADGSRYGVMDEKTAQGRSPVEVARDVLAAVGKRKKDVILADLLPSLAVYLRTLAPGLFFSLMASRARKERKSKTC; encoded by the exons ATGGATGAGCGAGCGACATCAGGACCTGAGATGAACCACAGTGTGGGAGGTGTGGATCTAAAGCA GAAGAGTCTGCTGAAGGTAGGGGTCATGGACTTCATCACCTCCACGGCCATCCTGCCCCTGTTGTGTGGCTGTGTGGGAATCTTCAGCCTCTTCAAGCTGCTGCAGCGGCTGCGCATGAAGGCCTACCTGCGGAACGCTGTGGTGGTCATCACAGGCGCCACCTCGGGACTGGGGCGAG AATGCGCCAAAGTCTTCTATGCTGCAGGTGCGAGGCTGGTGCTCTGTGGCCGGAACAGGGAGGCCCTGGACGAGCTCACCAGAGAACTCGCTGCTTCTCAGGCCGCCAAG GTGCAGACACACAGTCCTTACACGGTGACCTTCGACCTCACAGACCCTGGGACCATAGTTGCAGCAACAGCCGAGATCCTGCAGTGCTTTGGCCATGTGGATGTGCTCATCAACAATGCTGGGGTCAGCTACCGCGGTGCCATCGTGGACACCACCATGGACGTGGACAAGAGAGTCATGGAGACAAACTACTTTGGCCCCATTGCTCTAACGAAAG CGCTCCTGCCCTCCATGATCCAGAGGCGACAGGGCCATGTCGTCGCCATCAGCAGCATCCAGGGCAAGATCAGCCTTCCTTTTCGGTCAGCGT ATGCGGCCTCCAAACACGCAACGCAGGCCTTCTTCGACTGCCTGCGCGCTGAGGTGGAGCAGTGCGGCATCGAGGTGACCGTGATCAGCCCCAGCTACATCCACACCAGCCTCTCCCTCAACGCCGTCACTGCCGACGGCTCCAGATATGGAG ttatggatgagaaaacagcCCAGGGCCGAAGCCCTGTGGAGGTGGCCCGAGATGTTCTGGCTGCcgtggggaagaggaagaaggatgtGATCCTGGCTGACCTGTTGCCTTCCTTGGCCGTTTATCTGCGAACTCTGGCTCCTGGGCTCTTCTTCAGCCTCATGGCCTCCCGGGCCAGAAAGGAGCGGAAATCCAAGACCTGCTAG
- the DHRS7B gene encoding dehydrogenase/reductase SDR family member 7B isoform X7, protein MDERATSGPEMNHSVGGVDLKQRLARGPRMDPTNLVPYLPRAKWSPGPGDQGWHAMSCQVLKESQKHTRRKSLLKVGVMDFITSTAILPLLCGCVGIFSLFKLLQRLRMKAYLRNAVVVITGATSGLGRECAKVFYAAGARLVLCGRNREALDELTRELAASQAAKVQTHSPYTVTFDLTDPGTIVAATAEILQCFGHVDVLINNAGVSYRGAIVDTTMDVDKRVMETNYFGPIALTKALLPSMIQRRQGHVVAISSIQGKISLPFRSAFMDEKTAQGRSPVEVARDVLAAVGKRKKDVILADLLPSLAVYLRTLAPGLFFSLMASRARKERKSKTC, encoded by the exons ATGGATGAGCGAGCGACATCAGGACCTGAGATGAACCACAGTGTGGGAGGTGTGGATCTAAAGCA AAGGCTGGCCCGTGGGCCGAGGATGGATCCCACTAACTTGGTGCCATATTTGCCTCGGGCAAAGTGGTCCCCAGGGCCAGGAGACCAAGGCTGGCATGCGATGTCGTGTCAGGTGCTCAAGGAATCCCAGAAGCATACGAGACG GAAGAGTCTGCTGAAGGTAGGGGTCATGGACTTCATCACCTCCACGGCCATCCTGCCCCTGTTGTGTGGCTGTGTGGGAATCTTCAGCCTCTTCAAGCTGCTGCAGCGGCTGCGCATGAAGGCCTACCTGCGGAACGCTGTGGTGGTCATCACAGGCGCCACCTCGGGACTGGGGCGAG AATGCGCCAAAGTCTTCTATGCTGCAGGTGCGAGGCTGGTGCTCTGTGGCCGGAACAGGGAGGCCCTGGACGAGCTCACCAGAGAACTCGCTGCTTCTCAGGCCGCCAAG GTGCAGACACACAGTCCTTACACGGTGACCTTCGACCTCACAGACCCTGGGACCATAGTTGCAGCAACAGCCGAGATCCTGCAGTGCTTTGGCCATGTGGATGTGCTCATCAACAATGCTGGGGTCAGCTACCGCGGTGCCATCGTGGACACCACCATGGACGTGGACAAGAGAGTCATGGAGACAAACTACTTTGGCCCCATTGCTCTAACGAAAG CGCTCCTGCCCTCCATGATCCAGAGGCGACAGGGCCATGTCGTCGCCATCAGCAGCATCCAGGGCAAGATCAGCCTTCCTTTTCGGTCAGCGT ttatggatgagaaaacagcCCAGGGCCGAAGCCCTGTGGAGGTGGCCCGAGATGTTCTGGCTGCcgtggggaagaggaagaaggatgtGATCCTGGCTGACCTGTTGCCTTCCTTGGCCGTTTATCTGCGAACTCTGGCTCCTGGGCTCTTCTTCAGCCTCATGGCCTCCCGGGCCAGAAAGGAGCGGAAATCCAAGACCTGCTAG
- the DHRS7B gene encoding dehydrogenase/reductase SDR family member 7B isoform X3: MDERATSGPEMNHSVGGVDLKQRLARGPRMDPTNLVPYLPRAKWSPGPGDQGWHAMSCQVLKESQKHTRRKSLLKVGVMDFITSTAILPLLCGCVGIFSLFKLLQRLRMKAYLRNAVVVITGATSGLGRECAKVFYAAGARLVLCGRNREALDELTRELAASQAAKVQTHSPYTVTFDLTDPGTIVAATAEILQCFGHVDVLINNAGVSYRGAIVDTTMDVDKRVMETNYFGPIALTKDAASKHATQAFFDCLRAEVEQCGIEVTVISPSYIHTSLSLNAVTADGSRYGVMDEKTAQGRSPVEVARDVLAAVGKRKKDVILADLLPSLAVYLRTLAPGLFFSLMASRARKERKSKTC, from the exons ATGGATGAGCGAGCGACATCAGGACCTGAGATGAACCACAGTGTGGGAGGTGTGGATCTAAAGCA AAGGCTGGCCCGTGGGCCGAGGATGGATCCCACTAACTTGGTGCCATATTTGCCTCGGGCAAAGTGGTCCCCAGGGCCAGGAGACCAAGGCTGGCATGCGATGTCGTGTCAGGTGCTCAAGGAATCCCAGAAGCATACGAGACG GAAGAGTCTGCTGAAGGTAGGGGTCATGGACTTCATCACCTCCACGGCCATCCTGCCCCTGTTGTGTGGCTGTGTGGGAATCTTCAGCCTCTTCAAGCTGCTGCAGCGGCTGCGCATGAAGGCCTACCTGCGGAACGCTGTGGTGGTCATCACAGGCGCCACCTCGGGACTGGGGCGAG AATGCGCCAAAGTCTTCTATGCTGCAGGTGCGAGGCTGGTGCTCTGTGGCCGGAACAGGGAGGCCCTGGACGAGCTCACCAGAGAACTCGCTGCTTCTCAGGCCGCCAAG GTGCAGACACACAGTCCTTACACGGTGACCTTCGACCTCACAGACCCTGGGACCATAGTTGCAGCAACAGCCGAGATCCTGCAGTGCTTTGGCCATGTGGATGTGCTCATCAACAATGCTGGGGTCAGCTACCGCGGTGCCATCGTGGACACCACCATGGACGTGGACAAGAGAGTCATGGAGACAAACTACTTTGGCCCCATTGCTCTAACGAAAG ATGCGGCCTCCAAACACGCAACGCAGGCCTTCTTCGACTGCCTGCGCGCTGAGGTGGAGCAGTGCGGCATCGAGGTGACCGTGATCAGCCCCAGCTACATCCACACCAGCCTCTCCCTCAACGCCGTCACTGCCGACGGCTCCAGATATGGAG ttatggatgagaaaacagcCCAGGGCCGAAGCCCTGTGGAGGTGGCCCGAGATGTTCTGGCTGCcgtggggaagaggaagaaggatgtGATCCTGGCTGACCTGTTGCCTTCCTTGGCCGTTTATCTGCGAACTCTGGCTCCTGGGCTCTTCTTCAGCCTCATGGCCTCCCGGGCCAGAAAGGAGCGGAAATCCAAGACCTGCTAG
- the DHRS7B gene encoding dehydrogenase/reductase SDR family member 7B isoform X2: protein MDERATSGPEMNHSVGGVDLKHFPLGVRETCGQEDACGPSPIHLGVTPPRNIHLPRAEYIDWKSLLKVGVMDFITSTAILPLLCGCVGIFSLFKLLQRLRMKAYLRNAVVVITGATSGLGRECAKVFYAAGARLVLCGRNREALDELTRELAASQAAKVQTHSPYTVTFDLTDPGTIVAATAEILQCFGHVDVLINNAGVSYRGAIVDTTMDVDKRVMETNYFGPIALTKALLPSMIQRRQGHVVAISSIQGKISLPFRSAYAASKHATQAFFDCLRAEVEQCGIEVTVISPSYIHTSLSLNAVTADGSRYGVMDEKTAQGRSPVEVARDVLAAVGKRKKDVILADLLPSLAVYLRTLAPGLFFSLMASRARKERKSKTC from the exons ATGGATGAGCGAGCGACATCAGGACCTGAGATGAACCACAGTGTGGGAGGTGTGGATCTAAAGCA CTTCCCTTTGGGTGTCCGTGAGACCTGTGGACAAGAGGACGCTTGTGGGCCATCGCCGATCCATCTAGGGGTCACCCCACCCAGAAATATCCATCTACCCAGGGCGGAGTATATAGATTG GAAGAGTCTGCTGAAGGTAGGGGTCATGGACTTCATCACCTCCACGGCCATCCTGCCCCTGTTGTGTGGCTGTGTGGGAATCTTCAGCCTCTTCAAGCTGCTGCAGCGGCTGCGCATGAAGGCCTACCTGCGGAACGCTGTGGTGGTCATCACAGGCGCCACCTCGGGACTGGGGCGAG AATGCGCCAAAGTCTTCTATGCTGCAGGTGCGAGGCTGGTGCTCTGTGGCCGGAACAGGGAGGCCCTGGACGAGCTCACCAGAGAACTCGCTGCTTCTCAGGCCGCCAAG GTGCAGACACACAGTCCTTACACGGTGACCTTCGACCTCACAGACCCTGGGACCATAGTTGCAGCAACAGCCGAGATCCTGCAGTGCTTTGGCCATGTGGATGTGCTCATCAACAATGCTGGGGTCAGCTACCGCGGTGCCATCGTGGACACCACCATGGACGTGGACAAGAGAGTCATGGAGACAAACTACTTTGGCCCCATTGCTCTAACGAAAG CGCTCCTGCCCTCCATGATCCAGAGGCGACAGGGCCATGTCGTCGCCATCAGCAGCATCCAGGGCAAGATCAGCCTTCCTTTTCGGTCAGCGT ATGCGGCCTCCAAACACGCAACGCAGGCCTTCTTCGACTGCCTGCGCGCTGAGGTGGAGCAGTGCGGCATCGAGGTGACCGTGATCAGCCCCAGCTACATCCACACCAGCCTCTCCCTCAACGCCGTCACTGCCGACGGCTCCAGATATGGAG ttatggatgagaaaacagcCCAGGGCCGAAGCCCTGTGGAGGTGGCCCGAGATGTTCTGGCTGCcgtggggaagaggaagaaggatgtGATCCTGGCTGACCTGTTGCCTTCCTTGGCCGTTTATCTGCGAACTCTGGCTCCTGGGCTCTTCTTCAGCCTCATGGCCTCCCGGGCCAGAAAGGAGCGGAAATCCAAGACCTGCTAG
- the DHRS7B gene encoding dehydrogenase/reductase SDR family member 7B isoform X6 has protein sequence MDERATSGPEMNHSVGGVDLKHFPLGVRETCGQEDACGPSPIHLGVTPPRNIHLPRAEYIDWKSLLKVGVMDFITSTAILPLLCGCVGIFSLFKLLQRLRMKAYLRNAVVVITGATSGLGRECAKVFYAAGARLVLCGRNREALDELTRELAASQAAKVQTHSPYTVTFDLTDPGTIVAATAEILQCFGHVDVLINNAGVSYRGAIVDTTMDVDKRVMETNYFGPIALTKDAASKHATQAFFDCLRAEVEQCGIEVTVISPSYIHTSLSLNAVTADGSRYGVMDEKTAQGRSPVEVARDVLAAVGKRKKDVILADLLPSLAVYLRTLAPGLFFSLMASRARKERKSKTC, from the exons ATGGATGAGCGAGCGACATCAGGACCTGAGATGAACCACAGTGTGGGAGGTGTGGATCTAAAGCA CTTCCCTTTGGGTGTCCGTGAGACCTGTGGACAAGAGGACGCTTGTGGGCCATCGCCGATCCATCTAGGGGTCACCCCACCCAGAAATATCCATCTACCCAGGGCGGAGTATATAGATTG GAAGAGTCTGCTGAAGGTAGGGGTCATGGACTTCATCACCTCCACGGCCATCCTGCCCCTGTTGTGTGGCTGTGTGGGAATCTTCAGCCTCTTCAAGCTGCTGCAGCGGCTGCGCATGAAGGCCTACCTGCGGAACGCTGTGGTGGTCATCACAGGCGCCACCTCGGGACTGGGGCGAG AATGCGCCAAAGTCTTCTATGCTGCAGGTGCGAGGCTGGTGCTCTGTGGCCGGAACAGGGAGGCCCTGGACGAGCTCACCAGAGAACTCGCTGCTTCTCAGGCCGCCAAG GTGCAGACACACAGTCCTTACACGGTGACCTTCGACCTCACAGACCCTGGGACCATAGTTGCAGCAACAGCCGAGATCCTGCAGTGCTTTGGCCATGTGGATGTGCTCATCAACAATGCTGGGGTCAGCTACCGCGGTGCCATCGTGGACACCACCATGGACGTGGACAAGAGAGTCATGGAGACAAACTACTTTGGCCCCATTGCTCTAACGAAAG ATGCGGCCTCCAAACACGCAACGCAGGCCTTCTTCGACTGCCTGCGCGCTGAGGTGGAGCAGTGCGGCATCGAGGTGACCGTGATCAGCCCCAGCTACATCCACACCAGCCTCTCCCTCAACGCCGTCACTGCCGACGGCTCCAGATATGGAG ttatggatgagaaaacagcCCAGGGCCGAAGCCCTGTGGAGGTGGCCCGAGATGTTCTGGCTGCcgtggggaagaggaagaaggatgtGATCCTGGCTGACCTGTTGCCTTCCTTGGCCGTTTATCTGCGAACTCTGGCTCCTGGGCTCTTCTTCAGCCTCATGGCCTCCCGGGCCAGAAAGGAGCGGAAATCCAAGACCTGCTAG
- the DHRS7B gene encoding dehydrogenase/reductase SDR family member 7B isoform X17, with the protein MDERATSGPEMNHSVGGVDLKQRLARGPRMDPTNLVPYLPRAKWSPGPGDQGWHAMSCQVLKESQKHTRRKSLLKVGVMDFITSTAILPLLCGCVGIFSLFKLLQRLRMKAYLRNAVVVITGATSGLGRECAKVFYAAGARLVLCGRNREALDELTRELAASQAAKVQTHSPYTVTFDLTDPGTIVAATAEILQCFGHVDVLINNAGVSYRGAIVDTTMDVDKRVMETNYFGPIALTKALLPSMIQRRQGHVVAISSIQGKISLPFRSA; encoded by the exons ATGGATGAGCGAGCGACATCAGGACCTGAGATGAACCACAGTGTGGGAGGTGTGGATCTAAAGCA AAGGCTGGCCCGTGGGCCGAGGATGGATCCCACTAACTTGGTGCCATATTTGCCTCGGGCAAAGTGGTCCCCAGGGCCAGGAGACCAAGGCTGGCATGCGATGTCGTGTCAGGTGCTCAAGGAATCCCAGAAGCATACGAGACG GAAGAGTCTGCTGAAGGTAGGGGTCATGGACTTCATCACCTCCACGGCCATCCTGCCCCTGTTGTGTGGCTGTGTGGGAATCTTCAGCCTCTTCAAGCTGCTGCAGCGGCTGCGCATGAAGGCCTACCTGCGGAACGCTGTGGTGGTCATCACAGGCGCCACCTCGGGACTGGGGCGAG AATGCGCCAAAGTCTTCTATGCTGCAGGTGCGAGGCTGGTGCTCTGTGGCCGGAACAGGGAGGCCCTGGACGAGCTCACCAGAGAACTCGCTGCTTCTCAGGCCGCCAAG GTGCAGACACACAGTCCTTACACGGTGACCTTCGACCTCACAGACCCTGGGACCATAGTTGCAGCAACAGCCGAGATCCTGCAGTGCTTTGGCCATGTGGATGTGCTCATCAACAATGCTGGGGTCAGCTACCGCGGTGCCATCGTGGACACCACCATGGACGTGGACAAGAGAGTCATGGAGACAAACTACTTTGGCCCCATTGCTCTAACGAAAG CGCTCCTGCCCTCCATGATCCAGAGGCGACAGGGCCATGTCGTCGCCATCAGCAGCATCCAGGGCAAGATCAGCCTTCCTTTTCGGTCAGCGT AA
- the DHRS7B gene encoding dehydrogenase/reductase SDR family member 7B isoform X15 translates to MDERATSGPEMNHSVGGVDLKQKSLLKVGVMDFITSTAILPLLCGCVGIFSLFKLLQRLRMKAYLRNAVVVITGATSGLGRECAKVFYAAGARLVLCGRNREALDELTRELAASQAAKVQTHSPYTVTFDLTDPGTIVAATAEILQCFGHVDVLINNAGVSYRGAIVDTTMDVDKRVMETNYFGPIALTKALLPSMIQRRQGHVVAISSIQGKISLPFRSAFMDEKTAQGRSPVEVARDVLAAVGKRKKDVILADLLPSLAVYLRTLAPGLFFSLMASRARKERKSKTC, encoded by the exons ATGGATGAGCGAGCGACATCAGGACCTGAGATGAACCACAGTGTGGGAGGTGTGGATCTAAAGCA GAAGAGTCTGCTGAAGGTAGGGGTCATGGACTTCATCACCTCCACGGCCATCCTGCCCCTGTTGTGTGGCTGTGTGGGAATCTTCAGCCTCTTCAAGCTGCTGCAGCGGCTGCGCATGAAGGCCTACCTGCGGAACGCTGTGGTGGTCATCACAGGCGCCACCTCGGGACTGGGGCGAG AATGCGCCAAAGTCTTCTATGCTGCAGGTGCGAGGCTGGTGCTCTGTGGCCGGAACAGGGAGGCCCTGGACGAGCTCACCAGAGAACTCGCTGCTTCTCAGGCCGCCAAG GTGCAGACACACAGTCCTTACACGGTGACCTTCGACCTCACAGACCCTGGGACCATAGTTGCAGCAACAGCCGAGATCCTGCAGTGCTTTGGCCATGTGGATGTGCTCATCAACAATGCTGGGGTCAGCTACCGCGGTGCCATCGTGGACACCACCATGGACGTGGACAAGAGAGTCATGGAGACAAACTACTTTGGCCCCATTGCTCTAACGAAAG CGCTCCTGCCCTCCATGATCCAGAGGCGACAGGGCCATGTCGTCGCCATCAGCAGCATCCAGGGCAAGATCAGCCTTCCTTTTCGGTCAGCGT ttatggatgagaaaacagcCCAGGGCCGAAGCCCTGTGGAGGTGGCCCGAGATGTTCTGGCTGCcgtggggaagaggaagaaggatgtGATCCTGGCTGACCTGTTGCCTTCCTTGGCCGTTTATCTGCGAACTCTGGCTCCTGGGCTCTTCTTCAGCCTCATGGCCTCCCGGGCCAGAAAGGAGCGGAAATCCAAGACCTGCTAG
- the DHRS7B gene encoding dehydrogenase/reductase SDR family member 7B isoform X12, which translates to MDERATSGPEMNHSVGGVDLKQKSLLKVGVMDFITSTAILPLLCGCVGIFSLFKLLQRLRMKAYLRNAVVVITGATSGLGRECAKVFYAAGARLVLCGRNREALDELTRELAASQAAKVQTHSPYTVTFDLTDPGTIVAATAEILQCFGHVDVLINNAGVSYRGAIVDTTMDVDKRVMETNYFGPIALTKDAASKHATQAFFDCLRAEVEQCGIEVTVISPSYIHTSLSLNAVTADGSRYGVMDEKTAQGRSPVEVARDVLAAVGKRKKDVILADLLPSLAVYLRTLAPGLFFSLMASRARKERKSKTC; encoded by the exons ATGGATGAGCGAGCGACATCAGGACCTGAGATGAACCACAGTGTGGGAGGTGTGGATCTAAAGCA GAAGAGTCTGCTGAAGGTAGGGGTCATGGACTTCATCACCTCCACGGCCATCCTGCCCCTGTTGTGTGGCTGTGTGGGAATCTTCAGCCTCTTCAAGCTGCTGCAGCGGCTGCGCATGAAGGCCTACCTGCGGAACGCTGTGGTGGTCATCACAGGCGCCACCTCGGGACTGGGGCGAG AATGCGCCAAAGTCTTCTATGCTGCAGGTGCGAGGCTGGTGCTCTGTGGCCGGAACAGGGAGGCCCTGGACGAGCTCACCAGAGAACTCGCTGCTTCTCAGGCCGCCAAG GTGCAGACACACAGTCCTTACACGGTGACCTTCGACCTCACAGACCCTGGGACCATAGTTGCAGCAACAGCCGAGATCCTGCAGTGCTTTGGCCATGTGGATGTGCTCATCAACAATGCTGGGGTCAGCTACCGCGGTGCCATCGTGGACACCACCATGGACGTGGACAAGAGAGTCATGGAGACAAACTACTTTGGCCCCATTGCTCTAACGAAAG ATGCGGCCTCCAAACACGCAACGCAGGCCTTCTTCGACTGCCTGCGCGCTGAGGTGGAGCAGTGCGGCATCGAGGTGACCGTGATCAGCCCCAGCTACATCCACACCAGCCTCTCCCTCAACGCCGTCACTGCCGACGGCTCCAGATATGGAG ttatggatgagaaaacagcCCAGGGCCGAAGCCCTGTGGAGGTGGCCCGAGATGTTCTGGCTGCcgtggggaagaggaagaaggatgtGATCCTGGCTGACCTGTTGCCTTCCTTGGCCGTTTATCTGCGAACTCTGGCTCCTGGGCTCTTCTTCAGCCTCATGGCCTCCCGGGCCAGAAAGGAGCGGAAATCCAAGACCTGCTAG
- the DHRS7B gene encoding dehydrogenase/reductase SDR family member 7B isoform X8 codes for MDPTNLVPYLPRAKWSPGPGDQGWHAMSCQVLKESQKHTRRKSLLKVGVMDFITSTAILPLLCGCVGIFSLFKLLQRLRMKAYLRNAVVVITGATSGLGRECAKVFYAAGARLVLCGRNREALDELTRELAASQAAKVQTHSPYTVTFDLTDPGTIVAATAEILQCFGHVDVLINNAGVSYRGAIVDTTMDVDKRVMETNYFGPIALTKALLPSMIQRRQGHVVAISSIQGKISLPFRSAYAASKHATQAFFDCLRAEVEQCGIEVTVISPSYIHTSLSLNAVTADGSRYGVMDEKTAQGRSPVEVARDVLAAVGKRKKDVILADLLPSLAVYLRTLAPGLFFSLMASRARKERKSKTC; via the exons ATGGATCCCACTAACTTGGTGCCATATTTGCCTCGGGCAAAGTGGTCCCCAGGGCCAGGAGACCAAGGCTGGCATGCGATGTCGTGTCAGGTGCTCAAGGAATCCCAGAAGCATACGAGACG GAAGAGTCTGCTGAAGGTAGGGGTCATGGACTTCATCACCTCCACGGCCATCCTGCCCCTGTTGTGTGGCTGTGTGGGAATCTTCAGCCTCTTCAAGCTGCTGCAGCGGCTGCGCATGAAGGCCTACCTGCGGAACGCTGTGGTGGTCATCACAGGCGCCACCTCGGGACTGGGGCGAG AATGCGCCAAAGTCTTCTATGCTGCAGGTGCGAGGCTGGTGCTCTGTGGCCGGAACAGGGAGGCCCTGGACGAGCTCACCAGAGAACTCGCTGCTTCTCAGGCCGCCAAG GTGCAGACACACAGTCCTTACACGGTGACCTTCGACCTCACAGACCCTGGGACCATAGTTGCAGCAACAGCCGAGATCCTGCAGTGCTTTGGCCATGTGGATGTGCTCATCAACAATGCTGGGGTCAGCTACCGCGGTGCCATCGTGGACACCACCATGGACGTGGACAAGAGAGTCATGGAGACAAACTACTTTGGCCCCATTGCTCTAACGAAAG CGCTCCTGCCCTCCATGATCCAGAGGCGACAGGGCCATGTCGTCGCCATCAGCAGCATCCAGGGCAAGATCAGCCTTCCTTTTCGGTCAGCGT ATGCGGCCTCCAAACACGCAACGCAGGCCTTCTTCGACTGCCTGCGCGCTGAGGTGGAGCAGTGCGGCATCGAGGTGACCGTGATCAGCCCCAGCTACATCCACACCAGCCTCTCCCTCAACGCCGTCACTGCCGACGGCTCCAGATATGGAG ttatggatgagaaaacagcCCAGGGCCGAAGCCCTGTGGAGGTGGCCCGAGATGTTCTGGCTGCcgtggggaagaggaagaaggatgtGATCCTGGCTGACCTGTTGCCTTCCTTGGCCGTTTATCTGCGAACTCTGGCTCCTGGGCTCTTCTTCAGCCTCATGGCCTCCCGGGCCAGAAAGGAGCGGAAATCCAAGACCTGCTAG